In Colletotrichum destructivum chromosome 1, complete sequence, the sequence CTTTACCTGGGATCCGCATTATGTCTACCGCGCCCGCGGGGGGCTGAACCGGTGGCAGTTTTTGTAAGAACCCCCAATCCCCCCAACCCCTGCGCGGCGCTGcgcaaccccccctccccttggaGCTGACCGGAGCACGCACGCAGGCTGGATTGCCAGAACGACCTGTCCGAAAGCATCAGCAAGCTGAACCCCAAGTCGAAGCTGTTCGTGCTGCGCGAGGGCCCGCAGACGCTGTTCCCCAAGCTGTTCAAGGCGTGGGGGGTGACGCACCTGGTCTTCGAAAAGGACACGGACGCGTACGCGCGCGAGCGGGACGAGGTGGTCATgagggcggccgaggcggcgggcgtcgaggtcatCGTCAAGAGCGGGCGGACCCTGTGGGAcagcgacgccgtcgtcgagaagcacgGCGGCAAGCCGACTATGTCCATGTCGCAGCTACAGGCGGCGGGCGCCAAGGTCGGGCCCATCGCGAAGCCGATCCCCGCGCCGGAGCGGCTACCGGACCCCGGCGAGATGCCAGTGGATTTcgagccgacgccgcccgagacggtGCCCGACTTCAACGCGGAGCAGCGGACGCGGGGGGACGCGGCGTACCAGAGGATCGCGGGCCCCGAGGGGGACTTTGCCAtcgagacgatggaggagCTGGGGTTCCCGCCGGCCAGCACGCCGCACAGGGGCGGGGAGACGCGGGCGCTCGCCATGCTCGAGGCGATCGCGGCAGACGACAAGTACACGGCCACGTtcgagaagcccaagacgagcccggcggcgttcgagccgccgtcgacgacgttcCTGTCGCCGTTCCTGCACTTTGGGGCGCTGTCGGTGCGCGAGTTCTACTGGCGCGTGCAGGGCGTCGTGGCCAGGTACGGCAAGGGGGCGTCCAAGGTGCCGGAGAGCCTGACGGGGCAGCTGCTGTTCCGCGACATGTACTTCGCGGCGCACGCCGCGCTGGGCCACCGGTTCACGCAGACGGCCAACAACCCCTACTGCCGCTTCATCCCGTGGCACCTGCCGTCCAAGGTGGACGCGGAGACGGGCCTCGTCACGGGCGAGTACCACGTCGACTCGGAGCAGGCGGACGAGTGGTTCCGGCGGTGGAAGTACGGCATGACGGGGTTCCCGTGGATCGACGCGCTCATGCGGCAGCTGCGCGAGGAGGGCTGGATCCaccacctcggccggcaCGCGGTCGCCTGCTTCCTGACGCGGGGAGGCTGCTACGTCGACTGGGAGCGCGGCTGCGAGGTGTTTGAGGAGTGGCTGCTCGACCACGAGCCGGCGTGCAACGCGGGCAACTGGCAGTGGCTCAGCTgcacggccttcttctcgcaGTACTTCCGCTGCTACAGCCCCGTCGCGTTCGGGCAGAAGTGGGACAGGCAGGGGGCGTTCGTGCGGCGCTGGGTGCCGGAGCTCGCGAACCTGGATGCCAAGTACATCTACGAGCCGTGGAAGGCCCCGCTGCCGGaccagaagaaggccggtGTCAGGGTGACGGGCCGCGGCGTGGAGCGGGAGGCCGGGGTGTACCCGAAGCCCATGTTCGACTTCGACgagaggaggacggcgtgcctggcggcgatgaagaaggcgtACGGGGTCGGCCTGCAgggcaacgacgacaaggtcCGCGACGGCAGCTGGCGCGAGCTGTTTGCGGGCCAGGGCACCGAGATGACGGACGAGTTCGGGAGCGACAGGGCGGGGCCCCGGGGCGACGAGATCACGCCGGCCAAGCGgagcgccgacgagggcagcGCCGAGCAGCACGCGGACAAGAAGCAGAGGTCCTGACAGAGAGGCATGCTCTAGATGGACTGGAGAGAGGACACCGGGAGGTCACGGTCGCCTCTGGGTGTGCCTCGCCCAAGCCACGCCGCACGAAGCCACGTGGCGTGCCTTGGGGAGGTCTTCCCGTGATGTTGTTTTCCCAATGGACAACGAATGCTCTTTTCTCCGTCTCTGAATTTTGATACAAAAAGGAACCCCCAATGTCCCCTCCCAAACAGTGAGCCACGCATTGCGATCCTGCCAAATGCCAAGCTGATAGTGCAACCCCTATTGTTGGGCTGCCTAAGTCGTCGGGCCACCCGGGAAACCCCTCCTGTCGGTCTTACGCCTGCAAAGCAGCGGTTGCCTGCTTAGTGTGTTAGCCTTTGTTACGCAGCGATTAGCGAGCGACTCTCCCCCCAGGAATGCGCCGCTGCGTAAAACTCGCTGCGTCCGTGCATTGACTCTCCAAGTTCCTAATCGGGCAGCGCCAGCCAATAAGGATCCCCGGTTCGTGGAGGCAACCGACGTCTAAGCGGGCAACCAATTGCGTCttctttgcctccccgccTGCAAGCCTCAGAGGCCGCTGAATCAAAGGGAACGTCAAGCAGGCAACCAGAGCAGCTGAAGGCTCCTCAAGTGCAACAAAAGTGCCACAGCGCAAGCCAAGTGAGAGCTTGCCTCCGGGGTTATAAGAAGGAGCCGACCCTCCATCGTCAGTTCAGACCGTGACCGATCATCGTTActtaccaccaccaccaccaacaacacaCCCAAACACACAACGCAACATGTCACAGACCACCGaccccgaggccgtcgagatcATGCCCGAGATCCGCACTGAGCATCAGTCCATTGCCAGCAGCCGAAAGGTGACGGtccgcctcgacggcggcggacacTCCTCGCCAGCCACAAGCATCGGCGTCTCCCACGGCGGCAGGAAGAACGCCCTGTCGATCCAGCTGAACCGCACGATCCGTGTGCCGGACAACAGAGACACCAACAGCCTCCCCCCGAGCATGGGGGCATTTCCCCTCTTCAAGGTCCGCGACTACGCGCACAACATGCCCGAGAGCATGGCCAACAAGGGCGGCGTCTTCTTCCCCATGTACCAGCGCGAGGCCATGTGGATCAACTTCTCTGCCGGCGTGCCCTTCGCCATCAAGATCTACGTGGGCGGCGTCAACGCCGTCTCCGGCTTCCCCATGACGGAGACCGACACGACCAGGGAGAAGAGGCTGCGGATGCTCAACAGCGACAAGCAGATCCAGGACTACATGGTGGTGCCCGAACAGCGGTGgctcgacggcatcgtctccgaggacggcaagatccGGCAGTTCGTCGCGCAGCCCAAGGAATCCGGCTTCTCggtcgagttccaggtcACCGGGGACGAGaaggtcggcggcatccaGGTCGAGCTCATcccgatgaagaagaagctgcccGCCCGGTTCGACGTTCGATACGAGAACAAAGAGTCCAAGGTCGTCACCCGCACCTTTGACCTCGCTGAAAGGGGGATCACGGCCGAGAGCACCTGGGGCGACGTCAAGGAGCGCATCCGCGACGAGTTCGACGTTCCCGTCAACGAGCAGATCCTCGACCACCACGGAGGGCGTGCGACCCTCGGTTGCCACCCGATCGACTTCTCGGACGGTACCAAGCTCGGCGACACCTACTTCCCGTCCGACTTCTCCACGCTCGGTGTGAGGCATGGCCCGTCCTGGACgccgagcagggcgaggCGCGGAttcgggggcggcggccccatgatgatgatgtgcGCGGCCGCGGCTCCGATGGGCGCGCCGGCCGCTGCGGGCGACGGCATGACGTACGGGAGTGTTGTCCCCCAAAAGCCCGCCCAGAGCGCCGAGAGCGCCGAGAGCAGATCGCCACGTGCGGCACCCCCGCCAAAGGTCAAGGAGATGGGCCTCGCGGCCGGGGGCCTCATCAACCAGACGATCGAGGCCGACAAACACCCCGCCGACGCCTGGGACGTCGAGGCCTCGGTGATGATGAACCTCCAGATCCTAGACGTCGAGTCGTTCTGCGCCGTCACCGGCCAGCCGGCCCCCGACACGCCCGTCGACGCACAGTCGTACGCCGACAGCGGCTACCCCTTCTTTGAGATctggggagaggagaagagcggTATCACGGGCGACTTCTCCGAGGTCAAGAGCGTGGCAcagatcgaggccgagcgagccgaggccgagggcaagggcgccaaggaggaggagcagagcGTGCCGGTGCGGGTAGTGCAGTTGCGCCACTTCAGAAGCACCTTCCGCCCCGTGGATGTGCTCAGGAAGGAGCTGGAGGGACTCACCCTAGGCCGGTGAGTCGGAAGCACCGGAGATGGCCTGTCGTGATGACGAATGATCTgcaaggggaagggggaagcCTTTACTGAACAATACCAAACTATCTGCTTTCATCACGTTTCCCTCGGGTGCCTTTGTGTGAGTTGCGGAATGATTTCCCGTGTCCAGATGCCTGTGATGTACAAAGTACCGGATCGCGGCCACATGCGTGGGATGGCCTCCAGCTTTTTATGGCTGATTACGAATTAGATTCTGCCTCCCTGGACAGCCCCTCAACTCTTGCACCAACCGGAGATTCATCGTAACGATATCTGCCAAAGTCAAAcaaggccgaggctgccTTGGCGGCCCGGGGAGGGGTGGAGCTGCGCTGAACGCTGTCGTTTGTGGTGACACGGGGGCCACCTACCAACCTTTCAAGATGCCTGCGTCCCCCTCCCACCATAGATGGACATTATCTTGTCCGTGTCCCGAAGGGGCCATCTCCGTATGCCACGGCGGTGCGGAGGCGGGGCCGGCTGGGCCTCGGCTTACCCCCTCCCCACATCGCCATCTGTTCCCGCCGTCTAAACTTTCGGACAGCGCGACCAtcggacggcgtcgacctcgtacCTCGGCTCACTGCCAGGGGACGCCAGCACGCAGCAGATGATAAAGATCAGACCATTCTCGTCCcttcaccctcgccgacccggaTGAACTCAACCAAAGCCGCACGAGTCGAGCTGGGATAGAGACTCCTTCATCCCTTTCCCCCCGTTGCGTACCAGTAAATCCGAAAACAAAATGACGAGCAAAtcgctcgacgtcgtcacgAAGCAGACCGGTGCcgacgcccgcctcgcccgccctGCGTCGGCCGCCCCGCCCGTGccggacctcgacgccctcatcgcccaCGTCGAGGCGCACGGCTACGTCGTGATCCCGcacgccttcgccgccgacgaggcggacgaggcccACGCCGAGATCTTGCGCCTCGCGGCCTCGCCAGCCCGCGCCGGGCCCGCCGGGGTCCAAGGCGGCCGCAACGAGTTCGAGGGCCTCCGGACGCGGCGCATCTACGCGCTACTCGACAAATCGCCCGTCTTCCACCGGTTCCCCCTGCACCCGGCTCTGCTCGCGCTGAACGACCACTTCCTGGGTCCGGGGTTCCTGCTGAACGCGTACCACAGCGTCTACATCCAGCCCGGGGAGTCGCCCCAGGCGCTGCATCACGACGACGGGTACGTCGGCATCCCGAGACCCCATCCCCCTTTCGGAACAGTAGgcccgcccccctccccccccctcccgtaCATGGCCGAGAACAACAGCAGCTGACAGGGAAAGCAAAGGGCGTCATGATCGCGCTCGACGACTTCACCGCCACGAACGGCGCGACGGTCGTGATCCCGGGCTCGCACGCCTGGGGCCCGGACACCGGCCACGCGAACGTGCCCCGCCGCGAGGACACGGTCCCGGTGGTCATGCCCAAGGgcagcgccgtcttcttTCTCGGGACGCTGtggcacggcggcggggagaaCACGTCAGCCCGCGAGAGGCGGGCGCTGACGGTGCAGTACTGCCGGTCCTGGGTGCGCCCGCTCGAGAACCAGATCCTCTCCGTCGAGTGggagaagctgggcggcaTGCCGCGGCAGCTGGTGGATCTGTTGGGGTACGGGGTCGGCTCGCCGTTCATCGGATACGCCGACGGCGTTCACCCATGGAAGGTCGTGCAGAGACGTCTGCAGGAGCGGCGGGAGCACCACCACAGGTTGTGACCGAACGGCCGGGTTCGAGATCCATGTCACTGAAACGGGACtcgagggagaggagaccACCTAGGCAAACATCTTCATCGACAAGGTTTGACTACATATTGTATTGAGAGGCCCGTGGCAGGCCgtgtccgtcttcttcctttaCCCAAGGTAAAATGAAACCGGCCCTCACCAAAGTATTTACGAGAATAGAATGAACTGTCGCACGCTGCGAAGATTAAATAAAATGTGCGTCGCATCTCATCGGATGCCCCTGGCTGCCGTCGCCATGTCTCTCATTCCTGCCTCGATGGCCGCGTATATGCCCCCAAAATGACTGAACCGCCGCCCACCGATGCCGTCCGTCGGGACCGGgccttttttcccttccttcctccctccctcccatATCCGACCTTGAACTGAAACAATACGAACAATAGATGTGGTGTGGATTGACTGGGCGACTTCGGACAACAACACGGTGAAGAGAATTAAAAAAAAATGGTAAATGCTGGAGAAATGCGGAGGGTATCATGGCGCTTGCTGCAAAATCAAAGAACTCCAAAGCGTGACTCGTAACCGCCGGggccggctgctgctgcgccgtccGGGCTACCAAAAGTGGCAGACCATTGCCAGCGATAGCGTCGCCGCTGTGAGAGCCCACGAGGGCACCGCCAGTACAGCCGAGCTCACGGCGGCCAGGAGCGTGTCGTTGACGTACTCGGGGCCGCAGATGGTGTTGACCTGCatggcggcgtcctcgtacgtcgacgagatggcgAGTTTGCGGTTCGTGGTGAAGGTCTGGTAGATCTCCATGGTCTGCCGGAGGCAAGCGCCGCACGTCGGATTCGCGCTGCCGGGGAGCGACATGTTAAGTGGGAGGTAGTAGAAGTAGACGTTGGAGGGCGTGGTGAGGTTcgtgacggcgttggcgaagCAGTACATGGACGTGTCCGGGTCGGTGAGGCAGGTGGCCTTGTACAACATCTCGTACGCCTTGAGGCCGAGGTAGGCCTGCATGACGATGGGGTTGCCGCTCTGGTAGTCGGAGCCGCAGTTGGCGTCCATGGTGAGGTTAccggcgacgccgttgaggaaCTCGGCGCAGAATTCGACATCGGCGCTGCAGGTGGCGTCGAGCACGCGCACGATGCTCAAGagctgcttctcggcctcgaaaAAAGATCGCGAGCCCTGCACGAGTTAGTTTTCCACGTTGCACGCGCGTGGCGCCGGGGGATGTTTTCAACGCACCTGGAGCAGCATCGAGAGCGGGTAGCACTTCTTGAAGTTTTGGTTAGTGAGGAACGAGTTGATGAAGCGCGGGCAGGAGGCGCCGTCGTTGCTCGTAAAGTTGAAGGCGAGGCTGGTGTCGAAGGGCGAGGGCAAGGGGGACGGAACAACATCCACCGTGGCGGCGGGAGCGGTGACGGAGACGGTCAGCGTCGTGGGTTTGGCCTTGGTCGCCCCGGTCGCGGTCGGCGTGGGCGtgatgccgtcctcgtcgcgctTCTTCAGCTCGTTGCGCCCCGGCGGGAGCATGATCCAACGGCCCTTGATCATGGTGGGCGTGCggtcatcgacgacgagggcgtccaTTGGGGGGATCAACGCCGGGGCCGTGATTTGAGCCGGGAGCGTGTCCAGCGAGGGTGCCGAAGCAAGCGTCAGAGAGGCGACGGCcaggaaaaggaaaagcCATAGCGGCGGTGAAGGCATGGCGGAGGCCatcatgatgatgaagcTGCGATACGCAGGTGTGAGAGACAAAACATAATCCTGTCCTCTGGTGGTCGACACGGCGGGCCAAGCAAGATGATCTCGACAACCGCAAGGGCCGGGGGCGAGAGATAGGCCTTTTGTTGGTTTCCGGGAGAACCCCACGTTGATCGGCGTCGACTGTTCCTAGCCGGCGATCGACCAGACAAAGTGCGCAAAGGTGGGTTGTATAGAAATGGCACCAAGGAGAAACGTGACCGCCACACCACTGGGAGCTTTCGGGGCTGCAGTCTACCAACAAAGGCGACGGGATAAACGAGTGGATTCGGTCCAGGTGACCGAAAAGTTGAGGCTGTCGTCGGTTGACGGAGCGCGGGTAACAGCGCTTCCAAGGTTCGGGGTGGGCAAATGCGACGGTTCGGGAGACTTTACGAATCGGCAGCTGCTCGATGGTCCGTCCTTCACCACGATTCGAAGGGTcagtcgtcgagctcggtCGGCTTTGGCGGTTTGACGAAGTAAGCAAGCTGAGGCTCTCGACGATCCCTGGCTCTGGCtagggggggagggaggcggaGAGGTTAAGAGGGAACAGAATGACAGGTGGGTGAACGGgtgagatgggatgggatgaggGGGGGATACCGGCAGCAATattggcttggcttggctcgCTCGCGTGGTAGGAGGCGGCGTGGAAGGCCGGACAGGAGCACAGGGGTCCAGGGGTGAAGAAACAGCTTCACATCTTGGATGGGATGCCGTTGGGGGGCCCGAAAAATAGGAACAAGACCGGATGAACGAACTGGACGGCAGCTCGCCAGGTCCAAAGAGGCGTAGCGTCGAGACCCGTCAGAGGACCGTGAACGGGCTTCTTCAGTGGGGCGCGAGCGATGATGCATGGAcggcagccggggtcgtgcTGAGTCGTATTTCCAACCGACCGAGGGCCTTCCCTGCTTCCCCTTGAGCCCTTTCGATtgcgctgcggcggcgtctgcACTTGGACTGGTTGGTGGCCGGTGGTTCTGGGTCCAGGGCCAGGAATGGACTGACCCGGCAGGG encodes:
- a CDS encoding Putative cryptochrome/DNA photolyase class 1, cryptochrome/DNA photolyase, FAD-binding protein, giving the protein MTARPRVIYWFRTDLRLHDSPALAAALALEPAVLWPIFTWDPHYVYRARGGLNRWQFLLDCQNDLSESISKLNPKSKLFVLREGPQTLFPKLFKAWGVTHLVFEKDTDAYARERDEVVMRAAEAAGVEVIVKSGRTLWDSDAVVEKHGGKPTMSMSQLQAAGAKVGPIAKPIPAPERLPDPGEMPVDFEPTPPETVPDFNAEQRTRGDAAYQRIAGPEGDFAIETMEELGFPPASTPHRGGETRALAMLEAIAADDKYTATFEKPKTSPAAFEPPSTTFLSPFLHFGALSVREFYWRVQGVVARYGKGASKVPESLTGQLLFRDMYFAAHAALGHRFTQTANNPYCRFIPWHLPSKVDAETGLVTGEYHVDSEQADEWFRRWKYGMTGFPWIDALMRQLREEGWIHHLGRHAVACFLTRGGCYVDWERGCEVFEEWLLDHEPACNAGNWQWLSCTAFFSQYFRCYSPVAFGQKWDRQGAFVRRWVPELANLDAKYIYEPWKAPLPDQKKAGVRVTGRGVEREAGVYPKPMFDFDERRTACLAAMKKAYGVGLQGNDDKVRDGSWRELFAGQGTEMTDEFGSDRAGPRGDEITPAKRSADEGSAEQHADKKQRS
- a CDS encoding Putative phytanoyl-CoA dioxygenase: MTSKSLDVVTKQTGADARLARPASAAPPVPDLDALIAHVEAHGYVVIPHAFAADEADEAHAEILRLAASPARAGPAGVQGGRNEFEGLRTRRIYALLDKSPVFHRFPLHPALLALNDHFLGPGFLLNAYHSVYIQPGESPQALHHDDGYVGIPRPHPPFGTGVMIALDDFTATNGATVVIPGSHAWGPDTGHANVPRREDTVPVVMPKGSAVFFLGTLWHGGGENTSARERRALTVQYCRSWVRPLENQILSVEWEKLGGMPRQLVDLLGYGVGSPFIGYADGVHPWKVVQRRLQERREHHHRL